A region of Tachyglossus aculeatus isolate mTacAcu1 chromosome X4, mTacAcu1.pri, whole genome shotgun sequence DNA encodes the following proteins:
- the SLC25A51 gene encoding mitochondrial nicotinamide adenine dinucleotide transporter SLC25A51: MMDSEAHEKRRQILPSSMQDKPHHITKVNSLKHYFCGCCAAFNNIAITYPIQKVLFRQQLYGLKTRDAICQLQKDGFRNLYRGILPPLIQKTTTLALMFGLYEDFSSLLLGHVNAPELLTRSVAALLAGTTEAVLTPLERVQTLLQDYKHHDKFTNTFQAFKVLRSYGIQEYYRGLIPILCRNGPSNVLFFGLRGPIKERLPEATSYGAHMVNDFICGGLLGAMLGFLFFPINVVKARMQSQIGGEFRSFPEVFQKIWLERDRKLTHLFRGAHLNYHRSLISWGIINATYEFLLKLL, translated from the coding sequence ATGATGGATTCAGAAGCTCATGAAAAGAGGCGACAAATCCTGCCGAGTTCAATGCAAGATAAACCACATCACATTACCAAAGTGAATTCATTAAAACATTACTTTTGTGGCTGCTGTGCAGCTTTCAACAATATAGCAATCACCTACCCCATTCAGAAGGTCCTCTTTCGGCAGCAGCTCTATGGACTTAAGACAAGAGATGCAATATGTCAGTTGCAGAAAGATGGATTCCGAAACTTGTATCGTGGAATCCTGCCCCCGCTAATACAGAAGACTACAACCCTGGCACTTATGTTTGGTCTGTATGAGGATTTCTCTAGTCTGCTCCTCGGGCACGTAAACGCTCCGGAACTTCTCACTCGCAGTGTGGCCGCTCTGCTCGCTGGAACGACCGAAGCAGTTTTGACGCCGCTGGAACGTGTTCAGACCTTGCTTCAAGACTACAAGCACCACGACAAGTTTACAAACACTTTCCAGGCTTTTAAGGTTCTGCGAAGCTATGGCATTCAAGAATATTATCGTGGTTTGATACCCATCCTTTGCCGAAACGGACCCAGCAATGTACTGTTTTTTGGCCTGCGAGGGCCCATCAAAGAGCGTTTGCCTGAAGCGACTTCTTACGGTGCTCACATGGTTAATGATTTTATCTGTGGAGGGCTGTTGGGAGCCATGTTGGGATTCCTGTTTTTCCCGATAAATGTCGTAAAGGCTCGCATGCAGTCTCAGATCGGTGGGGAATTTCGGTCTTTCCCCGAAGTTTTCCAAAAAATCTGGCTAGAGCGTGACAGGAAACTGACGCATCTTTTCAGAGGGGCCCATCTGAATTATCATCGCTCCCTCATTTCCTGGGGCATAATCAATGCAACTTATGAATTCTTGCTAAAGCTTTTGTGA